Within Massilia endophytica, the genomic segment CAGGGCGTTATCCAGCGCGCCCGTCGCCTCGCCCACCTTCAGCATGCGGATGACGAGGGGAGGGAAGATGCCGGTGTGCTGGAAGGCCGCCGTCACGCTCTGGCCGTCAGAGATGAGCTGCGCGGCGCGGCGCAGCGCGGCGGCCACCACCCGGTTGCCGACAATGCCTTCGGAAAGGCGTATGCAGTCCAGGATGGTGATGCCCGAGGCGTACATCAGCGCGAAGAAGGTGGCGAAGCGGGCGAGGATGATGCCGTGCAGGACGGGGCCGATGGGCCGCAGCCGCAGTTTCAGGCCGTCGAAGGCATAGGCGGCGCGCTCGCTGCGGCGCAGCCACCAGCGCAGGCCCCACCACAGCAGAACCGGCGCCGCCAGCAGCAGATACCAGTACTGGATGAAGACATTGGACACGCCGATCAGCAGGCGGGTATGGAAGGGCAGCTCGCGGCCCATATTGCCGATGAAGGCCGTGAGCTGCGGCACCAGGTAGATCATGAGGAAGAAGGTCACCCCGATCACCACCAGCCCCACGACTGCCGGATAGGTGATGATCTTTTTCGCCTGGGCCGCCAGTTCGTCCTGCCATTTCAGGCTCTCGGCCAGGTCGCGGAACACCTCATTGACCTTGCCGCTTTCCTCGCCCGCGCGTATCAGGCTGGTGAAGGTGAGATCGAAGACTTCGGGATAGGCTGCCATGGCGTCCGACAGCTGCAGGCCTCCCTCGATGTTCTCGATGAGGTCCGTGATGATTTCCTTGAAGCGCAGATGGTCCAGGCTGTCGCGCAGGTCGCAAAGGCCGTCGAGTATGGGCACGCCCGCGCTGGCCATCTGTTCCATGTGGAAGCAGAAGTTGATCAGGTCCTTGCGGGTGATGGGGCGGCGGCCCGGCACGGCCACGCGCTGGCGGGTCTGGCGGTAGTCGATCAGGTCCAGCTCCATGCGCGACAGGCGCAGCTCCAGGTCGGGCACGTTGAGCGCGTCCATATTCCCCGGCACGATCTGGCCGGCGGCGTCCATGGCGCGGTAGATGAACTGAGGCATATCAGGCCAGCCTGTCCGTGAGATCGACCACGCGCGAGACTTCCTCCAGTGTGGTCACGCCTTCCAGGACGCGGCGCATGCCGTCGTCCACCAGGGTGCGGTAGCCTGCGGCACGGGCGGCGGCGCGCAGTTCGCGCACGGAGGCGCGGCGCGCAACCAGCTCGTCCAGCTCCGCATTCATCTTCAGCAGCTCCATGATGGCGATGCGGCCCCGGTAGCCCTGGTGGGCACAGCGCTCGCAGCCCACCGCACGGTAGACGGTGCGGCTGTCGCCTTCCGGCGCCAGACCAAGCAGGCGGCGCTCCAGCGCGTCCGCGATGAAAGGTTCGCGGCAGTAGGTGCACAGGCGGCGCACGAGGCGCTGGGCAATGATGCCGATGATGTTCCCGGCCATGACGTCGGCCACCACGCCGATATCGAGCAGCCGGGAGATCGAGCCCACGGCCGAATTGGTGTGCAGGGTGGAGTAGACCTGGTGGCCCGTCATGGCGGCGGCCAGCGCCATGTCCGCCGTTTCCTTGTCGCGGATCTCGCCGACCAGGATCACGTCCGGATCCTGCCGCATCATGGAGCGGATGCCGTCGGCAAAACCCAGCTTGGCCGACTCGTTCACCGAGGTCTGGCGGATCATATTCATCGGGTACTCCACCGGGTCTTCCAGCGTCATGATGTTGACGCTCTCGGTGTTGATGTGGTTCAGGATGGAATACAGGGTCGTGGTCTTGCCGCTGCCCGTGGGGCCGGTGACGAGGATCAGGCCATCGGGCCGGGCGATCATGAGCTTGAGCAGGTCCAGCTCATGTTCGGCCAGGCCCAGGCCATCCAGCGGCACGATGCCTTTCTGCCGGTCCAGCACGCGCAGCACGAAGTTCTCGCCGTGAGTGGTCGGCTGGGCGCTGGCGCGGAAATCGATCTGGCGGCCGCTGAACTTGATGGAGATGCGCCCGTCCTGCGGCGCCCGTGTTTCCGCGATATTCATATTGCTGATGACCTTCAGGCGCACCGCCATGGCGGGCCAGTAGGATTTGTGCAGGCTGCGGATCTGGCGCAGGATGCCGTCGATGCGGTAGCGG encodes:
- a CDS encoding GspE/PulE family protein yields the protein MVEPSKLPLGSLLIEKGVISEDQLRIALIEQRRTGEPLGKLLITLGFVTEATVREALSENLRMQSADLNSLVVDAVALKLIPKDVAKRYSVFPIVYERDTDNLVLAMSDTSNIVALDQISAMLVKGITITPLLVNESDISRAIDQYYGFELSIDGILHEIETGEVNYQSMSATSDEYSQPMVRLIDSLLADAVQNGASDIHFEPEHSFLRIRYRIDGILRQIRSLHKSYWPAMAVRLKVISNMNIAETRAPQDGRISIKFSGRQIDFRASAQPTTHGENFVLRVLDRQKGIVPLDGLGLAEHELDLLKLMIARPDGLILVTGPTGSGKTTTLYSILNHINTESVNIMTLEDPVEYPMNMIRQTSVNESAKLGFADGIRSMMRQDPDVILVGEIRDKETADMALAAAMTGHQVYSTLHTNSAVGSISRLLDIGVVADVMAGNIIGIIAQRLVRRLCTYCREPFIADALERRLLGLAPEGDSRTVYRAVGCERCAHQGYRGRIAIMELLKMNAELDELVARRASVRELRAAARAAGYRTLVDDGMRRVLEGVTTLEEVSRVVDLTDRLA
- a CDS encoding type II secretion system F family protein; protein product: MPQFIYRAMDAAGQIVPGNMDALNVPDLELRLSRMELDLIDYRQTRQRVAVPGRRPITRKDLINFCFHMEQMASAGVPILDGLCDLRDSLDHLRFKEIITDLIENIEGGLQLSDAMAAYPEVFDLTFTSLIRAGEESGKVNEVFRDLAESLKWQDELAAQAKKIITYPAVVGLVVIGVTFFLMIYLVPQLTAFIGNMGRELPFHTRLLIGVSNVFIQYWYLLLAAPVLLWWGLRWWLRRSERAAYAFDGLKLRLRPIGPVLHGIILARFATFFALMYASGITILDCIRLSEGIVGNRVVAAALRRAAQLISDGQSVTAAFQHTGIFPPLVIRMLKVGEATGALDNALRNVAYFYNREVREKIERVQTMIEPAMTVILGLLLGWIMLSVLGPIYDTISAIRI